The Candidatus Nitrosocosmicus franklandus genome contains a region encoding:
- a CDS encoding Glu/Leu/Phe/Val family dehydrogenase: MVNSDSVLSHSNLVSNVKDFQADKSFGWYEIDEWGPEKVLQVYDPDTGMRGVLVIDNTSTGPGKGGIRFAESVTPAEVFKLARTMTWKCASAGLPFGGAKGGIIANPGKVNQVEWMKSFAKMISPYCPSQYIAATDVGTTELDMAVFAHEIGDMRACTGKPQELGGIPHELGTTGYGVSVALRTTLDFLKDIKRKGLRTSKSIIDLSNNLDKKSSDIRVVIQGFGNVGSFTAKYLNDLGIKVIGVSDISGFVFDEKGLDIPQLMNDMKDKSKLSDLLADSNKQQNQKYRYNILDKDEIFIVESDIFIPAALTGVINDTTAPKLLNNNVKVIVEGANIPTTPTADQFLVSNNILIIPDFLANSGGVIGSFVEYQGRTEKEAFDLIEYKITNNVKRALYDSLLFSDQEGGTNSEFNIRKVAMETAKQIVYRAMLLRKGAISVAREAYGRKERVIY; encoded by the coding sequence ATGGTAAACTCTGATTCAGTTTTGTCACATTCAAATCTAGTATCTAATGTAAAAGACTTTCAAGCTGACAAAAGTTTCGGATGGTATGAAATAGATGAGTGGGGTCCAGAAAAAGTATTACAGGTATATGATCCTGACACAGGTATGAGGGGAGTATTGGTTATCGACAATACATCTACAGGTCCTGGCAAAGGGGGTATAAGGTTTGCAGAAAGCGTTACTCCTGCAGAAGTGTTTAAGCTTGCAAGAACTATGACTTGGAAATGTGCTTCAGCAGGATTACCATTTGGTGGTGCTAAAGGAGGAATTATTGCAAACCCTGGTAAGGTTAATCAAGTAGAGTGGATGAAATCTTTTGCTAAAATGATTAGTCCTTATTGTCCTTCACAGTATATTGCAGCTACTGATGTTGGTACAACCGAATTGGATATGGCCGTATTTGCACATGAGATAGGTGATATGAGAGCTTGTACAGGGAAGCCACAGGAACTTGGTGGAATTCCTCACGAGTTAGGCACAACTGGATATGGTGTAAGCGTTGCACTAAGAACTACTTTAGATTTTTTAAAGGACATTAAGCGCAAGGGATTAAGGACTTCTAAATCCATTATTGATCTTTCAAATAATTTGGATAAAAAAAGCAGCGATATTAGGGTAGTTATCCAGGGATTTGGTAATGTAGGTTCGTTTACTGCTAAATATCTAAATGATTTAGGTATAAAAGTTATCGGCGTGAGTGATATATCGGGATTTGTATTTGATGAAAAAGGTCTGGATATCCCTCAGTTAATGAATGATATGAAAGACAAGTCTAAATTAAGCGATCTATTAGCAGATAGTAACAAACAACAGAATCAAAAATACCGTTATAATATTTTGGATAAAGACGAAATTTTTATTGTAGAATCGGATATTTTTATTCCTGCAGCGTTGACTGGCGTTATAAATGATACTACTGCTCCCAAGTTATTGAATAACAATGTTAAAGTCATTGTAGAGGGTGCAAATATTCCTACTACCCCAACAGCTGATCAATTTCTGGTGTCCAACAATATCTTGATTATACCCGATTTTCTTGCGAATTCTGGTGGTGTTATTGGTTCATTTGTTGAGTATCAGGGCCGAACTGAAAAGGAAGCATTTGATCTAATAGAATATAAAATTACAAATAATGTTAAAAGAGCACTTTACGACTCGCTATTGTTCTCAGATCAGGAAGGAGGTACCAACTCCGAATTCAACATTAGAAAGGTTGCTATGGAAACAGCCAAGCAAATCGTATATAGAGCAATGTTGTTAAGAAAAGGTGCGATAAGTGTTGCAAGAGAAGCCTATGGTAGAAAGGAACGAGTTATTTATTAA
- a CDS encoding TIGR03619 family F420-dependent LLM class oxidoreductase, with the protein MKVGITLPNVGPQATVENISYIARRAEHEGFDSLWTIRRILWPIEPQTPYLVTSDGSLPKEYQYVLDALDVLAYVSAITNNISLGTHVEDMFFFTPIILAKRFVTLDVLSNGRIISGLGIGWSKDEYQASNIPFNNRAERADEFIFIMKKIWTDNVVNHKGKYYTIPPSRIDPKPIQNNIRVYLGGAAPGTFARIRKFGLSGWIGALVGGWEYVEKIIEGIRLSNDNGNKDHNKFQVIMVTFPNIIDNQSSSSNNERAPFTGTIDQIGEDINRLKTMGVEHIVFNYNFVPIGKDPLKVIEVSKELARFTK; encoded by the coding sequence ATGAAAGTTGGAATAACTTTACCTAATGTTGGTCCACAGGCGACGGTCGAAAATATTTCATATATCGCAAGACGAGCTGAACATGAAGGATTTGATTCATTGTGGACTATAAGAAGGATTTTATGGCCAATAGAACCCCAAACACCTTATCTTGTAACTTCTGATGGTAGTTTGCCAAAAGAATATCAATATGTTTTGGATGCACTTGATGTCTTGGCATATGTATCAGCAATTACTAACAATATTTCCCTCGGAACACATGTTGAGGATATGTTCTTTTTTACACCAATTATTCTCGCAAAACGGTTTGTTACTCTGGATGTGTTGTCTAATGGTAGAATAATATCTGGATTAGGAATCGGGTGGTCAAAAGATGAATATCAAGCATCTAATATTCCGTTTAATAATCGTGCAGAAAGAGCAGATGAATTTATCTTTATCATGAAGAAAATCTGGACCGATAATGTTGTAAATCATAAAGGAAAATACTATACAATTCCTCCATCAAGGATAGATCCGAAACCAATTCAAAATAACATACGTGTTTATCTAGGCGGTGCAGCACCAGGAACATTTGCTAGAATAAGAAAATTTGGTCTAAGTGGATGGATTGGTGCCCTAGTTGGAGGCTGGGAGTATGTTGAGAAGATAATTGAAGGAATAAGATTATCTAATGATAATGGTAATAAAGATCATAATAAATTTCAAGTAATAATGGTTACTTTTCCAAATATAATAGATAATCAATCCTCTTCATCTAATAATGAAAGAGCTCCATTTACGGGTACTATTGATCAAATAGGAGAGGATATTAACAGACTTAAGACAATGGGTGTTGAACATATTGTATTTAATTATAATTTTGTACCCATCGGAAAAGATCCTCTAAAGGTTATTGAGGTTAGTAAAGAATTAGCTAGATTTACAAAATAA
- a CDS encoding cache domain-containing protein yields MKNPKSLHVSKNIRPLFYLLTGLISTILVGSLSTETSQNTFAQLSLNNSIDFSSFANNETKFDSSIYNSTNSSTSANPITMIQDPPLSSQVPSTSNYEESLISLASYAIEKRLEKPKAILEVLSKLPEVQNFSFVNHVNKDEVPGIPAEDESEKRQIARYILSNHPMDFVSVLFLLPNGDVYLLEPFARQQNLSTNNLSFRDYYQGVISTNDAYLGNVITSAASGLKQVQLAVPLYAESSFNETYDNRNTPSQSNITGILSTGLNLQLFTDILNIANNGGNSNDDSNIVLMDGNGTIITQSSKNSTNLFEGNDGLIADLKSYKLALNGENGTMVEEIGGIERKISYTPVKAISNTWALLLIK; encoded by the coding sequence TTGAAAAATCCAAAATCATTGCATGTAAGTAAGAATATAAGACCTTTGTTTTACCTACTAACAGGTCTAATCTCTACCATTTTGGTCGGCTCCCTATCGACAGAAACAAGTCAAAATACATTTGCTCAATTATCTCTCAATAATTCTATTGATTTCAGTAGTTTTGCAAATAACGAGACTAAGTTTGATTCATCGATATACAATTCAACTAATAGTTCGACATCAGCTAATCCAATTACCATGATTCAAGATCCTCCACTCTCTTCTCAAGTGCCCTCTACTTCTAACTATGAAGAATCATTGATTAGCTTGGCATCCTACGCGATCGAAAAAAGACTCGAAAAACCCAAAGCAATTCTTGAAGTCTTGAGTAAGTTACCAGAGGTACAAAACTTTTCGTTTGTTAACCATGTTAATAAAGATGAAGTACCAGGAATCCCTGCAGAAGACGAATCAGAAAAAAGACAGATAGCCCGTTATATACTATCAAATCATCCTATGGATTTTGTTTCAGTATTGTTTCTTTTGCCTAATGGTGATGTATACTTGTTAGAGCCATTTGCCCGTCAACAAAATTTGTCAACTAATAATTTATCATTCAGGGACTATTATCAAGGTGTAATATCTACTAATGACGCATATCTTGGCAACGTAATTACCTCAGCAGCCTCAGGGTTAAAACAAGTACAGTTAGCAGTTCCGCTTTACGCAGAATCTTCGTTCAATGAGACATACGATAACAGAAACACACCCTCGCAATCTAACATTACGGGTATTTTATCAACGGGATTGAATTTGCAATTATTCACTGATATTTTGAATATTGCCAACAATGGAGGTAACAGTAATGATGATAGTAATATTGTATTGATGGATGGAAATGGTACAATAATAACACAGTCTAGTAAAAATTCGACAAACCTATTTGAAGGAAATGATGGTCTAATTGCTGATCTAAAGTCATATAAACTTGCATTAAATGGGGAAAATGGTACTATGGTCGAGGAGATAGGTGGAATTGAAAGAAAGATATCTTATACTCCTGTGAAAGCAATATCAAACACATGGGCACTTCTTCTGATAAAGTAG
- a CDS encoding response regulator, translating to MNLLAIDDSSDTLEAISDYCNIEGVKCKVASEGLQGLLEIQKQEYDLILLDMAIPEYSGFDILDQLKKQGVREKNLVVITAAKLDMDNFSDYKEVGIKEVLHKPISLDQLDELIDKYSKARKGAHISSV from the coding sequence TTGAATTTACTGGCAATTGATGACAGTAGTGATACGTTGGAAGCAATATCAGACTACTGTAATATCGAAGGGGTGAAATGCAAAGTAGCCAGCGAAGGTCTACAAGGACTTCTCGAAATTCAAAAACAAGAGTATGATCTCATCCTATTAGATATGGCAATACCAGAATATTCAGGATTTGATATTTTAGATCAGTTAAAAAAACAGGGTGTGCGAGAAAAGAACTTGGTTGTAATAACAGCAGCCAAGCTAGATATGGATAATTTTAGTGACTATAAGGAGGTAGGAATAAAGGAAGTTTTGCATAAACCAATAAGCCTTGACCAGCTAGATGAACTCATAGATAAATACTCAAAGGCCAGAAAGGGAGCCCATATTTCCAGTGTATAA
- a CDS encoding carboxypeptidase-like regulatory domain-containing protein produces the protein MNKRIVRPFLLLVLVLTTSLNMIVSDSQDASATHISKPIPYLDKNEFYSSETIDVNGWVEYNNMPASDVLVQVFLENKQDKLTSANVTSDSNGNFSTIPSIPNEIEPGNYTISVTSLCQEIHSNVCTYQWEELPIAIK, from the coding sequence ATGAACAAAAGAATTGTAAGACCTTTTTTACTGTTAGTATTGGTGTTGACCACATCCTTAAACATGATTGTTTCAGATTCTCAAGACGCTTCTGCTACACATATATCTAAACCCATACCATATCTGGATAAAAACGAATTTTACTCGAGTGAAACAATAGATGTGAATGGTTGGGTAGAGTATAACAATATGCCTGCCTCAGATGTATTAGTACAAGTATTTCTTGAGAATAAACAAGATAAATTAACTTCAGCTAATGTTACAAGTGACTCGAATGGAAATTTTTCTACCATTCCTTCAATTCCCAATGAGATAGAGCCGGGAAATTATACCATTAGTGTCACAAGTCTTTGTCAAGAGATCCACAGTAATGTTTGTACATATCAATGGGAGGAACTTCCAATTGCCATAAAATAA
- a CDS encoding DDE-type integrase/transposase/recombinase — protein sequence MISRNRTPSRYVYYGLHLYFSGLSLRKASERLSQMYKRNHVSIWNWIQKYRPQKLKASRRRILEYIVDETMLKVGSEYIWLWVAIEPANRQILALSISKERNMFVAERYLSNLIKVHGKHPVSTDGGTWYPMACQFLKLDHHIHSSYEKSVIERTMQYIKDRTESFDDYFPCRIKNCKLKHVRNWLRLFVDYHNNEIKHVN from the coding sequence ATGATTAGCAGAAACAGAACACCTTCAAGGTATGTGTATTATGGCTTACATTTGTACTTTTCAGGTTTATCTTTAAGAAAAGCCTCGGAAAGATTGTCTCAGATGTATAAAAGAAACCATGTCTCCATCTGGAATTGGATTCAAAAATACAGGCCTCAAAAATTGAAAGCATCAAGAAGAAGAATTCTAGAATATATTGTAGACGAGACAATGTTGAAGGTAGGGTCAGAATACATCTGGCTTTGGGTGGCGATAGAGCCTGCAAACAGACAGATCCTCGCACTTTCTATATCCAAAGAGAGAAACATGTTTGTTGCAGAAAGATATCTTTCTAATTTGATCAAAGTTCATGGAAAGCACCCAGTTTCTACAGATGGTGGGACTTGGTATCCCATGGCTTGTCAGTTTCTCAAACTCGATCACCATATTCATTCTTCTTACGAGAAAAGTGTAATCGAAAGAACGATGCAATATATCAAGGATAGAACCGAAAGTTTCGATGATTACTTTCCTTGTAGAATAAAGAACTGCAAGTTAAAGCATGTACGGAATTGGCTGCGGCTCTTTGTAGACTATCATAACAATGAAATAAAACATGTTAACTGA
- a CDS encoding UBP-type zinc finger domain-containing protein: MLSEQNGYTTQCEHVKNVDLDIKGNTNGCEECEKIGSDWVHLRLCLTCGHVGCCDNSKNKHGTKHFQSTKHPVIKSYEPQENWKWCFVDHVFIE, encoded by the coding sequence ATGTTGTCTGAACAAAATGGGTATACAACTCAGTGTGAGCATGTTAAGAATGTCGATTTGGATATAAAGGGCAATACAAATGGATGTGAAGAATGTGAGAAGATCGGATCAGACTGGGTACATTTAAGATTATGTCTTACATGTGGTCATGTAGGTTGTTGTGATAATTCTAAAAATAAGCACGGAACTAAACACTTTCAAAGCACCAAACATCCCGTCATAAAATCATACGAACCTCAGGAAAACTGGAAATGGTGTTTTGTTGATCATGTTTTTATTGAATAG
- a CDS encoding DUF5996 family protein produces the protein MLSNEWPSLPFGEWKDTCQTLHMWTQIVGKIRLALTPLENHWWNTTLYITPTGLSTSTIYYKDRLLKIDFDFNSHLLLITVSGNQRKEIPLRSISVAEFYEEVMTALNDLKINVDIWTTPVEVEERIPFERDYRHHTYDPVYAHRFWKVLAQSSRVFTDFRSKFIGKVSPVHFFWGAFDLAVTRFSGRSAPVHPGVPNCPPHVMVEAYSHEVSSCGFWPGAEGSGGEDSVIEPFYYSYAYPEPNDFKNFEISPKEAFYNSNLGEFILPYEEVQKSSTPDSFLMDFLQSTYTAAATTANWDRSKLERQ, from the coding sequence ATGCTTAGTAATGAATGGCCATCCCTGCCTTTTGGAGAATGGAAGGATACTTGTCAAACCCTTCATATGTGGACACAGATTGTAGGCAAAATCCGTCTTGCTTTAACGCCATTAGAGAACCATTGGTGGAATACTACCCTTTACATAACTCCAACGGGACTCAGTACCTCAACTATTTATTATAAAGATCGATTACTAAAAATCGACTTTGATTTTAATTCTCATTTGTTATTAATTACCGTATCTGGCAATCAACGAAAAGAAATTCCGTTAAGATCGATATCTGTAGCAGAGTTCTATGAAGAGGTAATGACTGCACTCAATGATCTTAAAATAAATGTGGATATATGGACAACTCCAGTAGAAGTAGAAGAAAGAATTCCATTTGAGAGAGACTATAGACATCATACTTATGATCCTGTGTATGCCCATAGGTTCTGGAAGGTTTTAGCTCAATCTTCTCGTGTTTTCACAGACTTTCGATCAAAGTTTATCGGCAAAGTTAGCCCAGTACACTTTTTTTGGGGTGCATTTGATTTGGCCGTTACGAGATTTTCAGGAAGGAGCGCTCCAGTTCATCCGGGTGTTCCAAATTGTCCGCCACATGTAATGGTAGAAGCATATTCTCATGAAGTTAGTAGTTGTGGTTTTTGGCCAGGTGCAGAAGGGTCAGGAGGAGAGGACTCAGTAATTGAACCTTTCTATTATTCTTATGCATATCCGGAGCCCAATGACTTTAAGAATTTCGAAATCTCACCAAAAGAAGCGTTTTACAATTCTAATTTGGGTGAGTTTATTTTACCATATGAGGAGGTACAAAAATCAAGCACACCTGATTCCTTTTTGATGGATTTTCTTCAAAGCACCTACACAGCTGCAGCAACAACTGCAAATTGGGATCGAAGCAAACTAGAACGCCAGTAA
- a CDS encoding alpha/beta hydrolase, with the protein MNDLGFKHRFIPSPPLQQKQGVGSSGKTHGHKDNQSDSLILLLLHGTGGNEDDLIQVGKMISSTASLLSPRGKVLENGMSRFFRRLAEGIFDKEDLKFRTKELADFVKEASNIYYFDTNKTIAVGFSNGANIAASLLLSFPETLSGAILFRAMVPFVPTSLPDLSDKKILLSAGVSDPIVSRSQTQNLFDLLKKSGANVTLQWQQSGHNLTEPDIVYAKEWLDRNFR; encoded by the coding sequence ATGAATGATCTTGGTTTTAAACACCGTTTTATCCCTTCTCCCCCACTACAGCAGAAGCAGGGTGTAGGCAGCTCTGGTAAAACACATGGACACAAGGACAATCAGTCAGATTCATTAATTCTATTGTTGCTTCATGGTACAGGTGGAAATGAAGACGATCTAATACAAGTTGGCAAAATGATCTCTTCCACTGCATCACTTTTGAGCCCTCGAGGAAAGGTATTAGAAAATGGAATGTCGAGGTTTTTTAGACGACTTGCAGAGGGCATATTTGATAAAGAAGACCTAAAGTTTAGGACCAAAGAATTGGCTGATTTTGTTAAAGAGGCATCAAATATTTACTACTTTGATACAAACAAAACAATTGCAGTAGGTTTCTCTAACGGTGCAAATATAGCAGCAAGTTTACTTCTCTCGTTTCCAGAAACACTAAGTGGAGCTATCCTCTTTAGGGCAATGGTTCCTTTTGTTCCAACTTCGTTACCTGATCTATCTGACAAAAAAATTCTTTTATCTGCTGGAGTGTCAGATCCGATAGTATCAAGGAGCCAAACACAAAACCTATTTGATTTGTTGAAAAAAAGCGGAGCAAATGTAACTCTGCAATGGCAACAATCAGGTCACAATCTTACAGAACCAGATATCGTGTATGCAAAAGAGTGGTTGGACAGAAACTTCAGATGA
- a CDS encoding ring-cleaving dioxygenase, whose product MKSKNNHKGILGIHHITAIAGNPQKNIDFYTGFLGLRLVKLTVNFDDPTTYHFYYGDNIGRPGTILTFFPWYTMPKGFRGTGQVITTSFSIPEHAIEYWLNRLKSHEISYAGPIKRFDDGEDNEQVITLYDPDGMEIELVAHKIAEERKEYVWRKGPVPEEYATRGFYSATLSLEGYERTADLLTENMGFSNTKKEGNRFRFEIKDKEKMIDNFYSNKEKRKLDLLNSPSSVDLICLPDTRRGYMGLGSVHHIAWRTPNDESQLDLRKRIVNTGLNATPVIDRRYFHSVYFREPGGILFEIATDPPGFLVDQNEDELGQKLLLPQWLEPDRKYLEQVLPKINIPSLDKFTNYSSSNQTDKGLTEREKRK is encoded by the coding sequence ATGAAAAGTAAAAACAATCACAAAGGGATTCTGGGGATACATCACATTACTGCTATAGCAGGAAACCCCCAAAAAAATATTGACTTTTATACCGGTTTTTTAGGATTGCGGCTAGTAAAGCTTACGGTTAATTTTGATGATCCAACAACATACCATTTCTATTATGGAGATAATATAGGAAGGCCAGGTACTATCCTGACATTTTTTCCTTGGTACACAATGCCAAAGGGATTTAGAGGAACTGGTCAAGTGATTACTACATCCTTCTCAATTCCGGAGCACGCTATAGAATATTGGCTTAACAGACTAAAAAGCCACGAGATTAGTTATGCCGGTCCAATAAAGAGGTTCGACGACGGAGAAGATAATGAACAAGTGATTACCCTTTATGATCCAGATGGCATGGAGATAGAACTTGTGGCACATAAAATTGCTGAAGAAAGAAAAGAATATGTTTGGAGAAAAGGTCCTGTTCCAGAAGAATACGCTACCAGAGGTTTTTATTCAGCTACCCTTTCCTTAGAAGGATACGAGAGAACAGCCGATCTCCTGACCGAAAACATGGGTTTTTCAAATACAAAGAAAGAGGGGAATAGATTTCGATTCGAAATCAAAGACAAAGAAAAAATGATCGATAACTTCTACAGTAACAAAGAAAAACGGAAACTTGATCTCTTGAATTCTCCTTCTAGTGTAGATCTCATATGTTTGCCAGATACCCGGCGCGGTTATATGGGATTAGGTAGTGTTCACCATATTGCATGGCGCACCCCCAACGACGAAAGTCAATTAGATTTACGCAAAAGAATAGTCAATACAGGTCTTAATGCTACCCCCGTAATAGATAGAAGATATTTTCATTCGGTATATTTTAGAGAACCTGGAGGTATATTATTTGAAATAGCAACCGATCCACCGGGTTTTCTTGTAGATCAGAATGAAGACGAGCTAGGACAAAAGCTACTGCTCCCTCAATGGTTAGAACCCGACCGTAAATATCTTGAGCAAGTACTTCCAAAGATCAATATACCATCACTTGACAAATTTACTAATTATTCATCATCTAATCAAACCGATAAGGGTTTGACTGAAAGAGAGAAGAGAAAATGA
- a CDS encoding DDE-type integrase/transposase/recombinase, producing MLTRNRTPSKYVYYALHLYFSGLSLRRASERLSQLFKRNHVSIWNWIQKYKPQKMQSRRRKVLEYIVDETMLKVGSEYIWLWVAIEPKNRQILALSISKERNMFVAERFIGGLVKFNGKHPVSTDGGTWYPMACKFLGLKHHNHSPYEKSIIERTMQYIKDRTESFDDYFPCRVKNCKLKHVHNWLRLFIDYHNREIKHIK from the coding sequence ATGCTTACTAGAAACAGAACGCCTTCAAAGTATGTATATTATGCACTACATCTATACTTTTCAGGTCTTTCTCTCAGGAGAGCCTCCGAAAGACTATCTCAACTTTTCAAAAGAAATCATGTTTCCATCTGGAACTGGATTCAAAAGTACAAACCCCAAAAGATGCAGTCACGCAGAAGAAAGGTTCTGGAGTATATTGTAGATGAAACGATGTTAAAGGTGGGATCAGAATACATCTGGCTATGGGTAGCAATAGAGCCCAAAAACAGACAAATTCTCGCACTATCTATCTCTAAGGAAAGAAACATGTTTGTTGCTGAAAGATTCATTGGTGGTTTAGTAAAATTTAATGGAAAACATCCAGTTTCTACGGATGGTGGTACATGGTACCCAATGGCCTGTAAGTTCTTGGGACTCAAACATCACAACCATTCCCCTTATGAGAAAAGCATCATTGAAAGAACGATGCAATATATCAAGGATAGAACAGAAAGTTTCGATGATTACTTTCCCTGCAGAGTAAAGAACTGCAAGTTAAAGCATGTACACAATTGGCTGCGGTTATTTATTGACTATCATAACAGAGAAATAAAACATATTAAGTGA
- a CDS encoding antibiotic biosynthesis monooxygenase translates to MTTIKVDKDVVTLINVFTVDPSKQQEVVDALVETTNKVWRLQDGYISASIHKSQDKKRVVNYVQYKGKETFDKRLDNPEAIIHMNKVLSMAKADGHLYDVVFTDSKEE, encoded by the coding sequence ATGACTACGATTAAGGTAGACAAGGATGTCGTCACTCTGATTAATGTGTTCACGGTTGATCCATCGAAACAACAAGAAGTAGTGGACGCTCTTGTCGAAACCACCAATAAAGTATGGCGTCTTCAAGATGGATACATTTCCGCAAGTATTCATAAAAGCCAGGATAAGAAGCGAGTAGTAAACTACGTTCAGTATAAAGGAAAAGAAACATTTGATAAAAGGCTTGATAATCCTGAGGCAATAATTCATATGAACAAAGTATTGTCTATGGCCAAAGCAGATGGCCATTTGTATGATGTAGTTTTTACGGATAGCAAGGAAGAATAA
- a CDS encoding pyridoxamine 5'-phosphate oxidase family protein, protein MKVIRSIPGMPNKVTEDEVNDFLLQSKLNLQLATVDEDGYPSIQPLWFLYVKEPGKIYVATPKTTRKALNLYKNPDKVYFSIDDENFPYKGAKGRGIARISENADWNIPIVEKIILKYLGTKDNPLAQTIMENTRKGIQIIIEITPKFFSAWDFGKSMQ, encoded by the coding sequence TTGAAAGTAATTCGATCTATTCCCGGCATGCCAAACAAGGTCACAGAAGATGAAGTTAATGACTTTCTTCTTCAAAGTAAACTCAACCTACAGTTAGCTACCGTTGACGAAGATGGATATCCCAGTATTCAACCACTATGGTTTCTTTATGTTAAGGAACCAGGCAAAATTTATGTAGCAACCCCTAAGACGACGCGAAAAGCTCTCAATCTATATAAGAATCCAGACAAGGTCTATTTCTCAATCGATGATGAAAACTTTCCATATAAAGGAGCGAAGGGAAGAGGGATAGCCAGAATTTCTGAAAACGCAGATTGGAACATACCTATAGTAGAAAAAATAATCTTAAAATACTTGGGCACTAAGGACAACCCCCTGGCTCAAACAATTATGGAAAATACTAGAAAAGGTATACAGATCATAATCGAAATTACACCCAAGTTTTTCTCCGCATGGGATTTTGGAAAGTCAATGCAGTAA